Within the Borrelia parkeri genome, the region AAGGATATGTATCTCAATCTCTTCCTGATAATCATTAGTTGTTGTAAATATTTTTCGCTCACAAACCGGTAATAAAGTATTTCTCTTAATTAACGTAAAAAATCCATCATTAGAAGTCTCAATGCCAAGAGAATAAGGCGTTACATCTTTAAAGTCAATAAGAATACTATTATTTGAAAGACTAAAAGCATGAATACCCGCACCGTTTGCAACAACTTCATCTTGATTTAAGGAATCCAATACTTCAATTTTAGGAAAAATTTCCTTTAATCTCTCTTTAACTAAAGGAATTCTTGTTGAACCCCCTGAGAGTATTATTTTTGAAATACGTTCAAGATCAACACCTGAATCGGCAATACATTCATTTGTAAGACTAATAGTTTTCTCTATAAATTCCTTAATCATAGAATTAAAATCATCTCTTTTAAGTTTATAATTCAAATGCTTGCCATCAAGAAAAGGTAATACAATACTAACCTCATCCATAATAGATAAACTTTTTTTAGCTTCTTCAATTTTGTCTCTTATCTGTTCAAGAATAACAATATCATCTAAATTAATATCAGGATATTCTTCCTCAAAACTGGTTAAGACATGCCTTTCTATGACTTCATTAAAATTATTTCCGCCAAGTTTATTCTCGCCCTTAATTGCAAGAACAGTATAAGTATCATTTTGTTTTTCTAAAAGAGTAACATCAAAAGTTCCACCACCAAGGTCATAAACAAGAAATAATCCATCTATTTGTTTTTCAAAAGCATAAGACAGAGCGGCTGCTGTTGGTTCATTAAGTATTGCACGACATTTCAATCCCGCAAGACTTGCAGCTTCTACAACACCTCTTCTTTGAATTTCAGAAAAATAAGCAGGAACAGTTATTACAACATCACAAATCTCTGTACCTAAAAATTTCTCAGCATTCATCTTCACATTTAAAAGTAAATAAGAAGCAATATCCTCAGCTCTATATGTATTATTACCCACTTCATAAGAGACTTCGGTACCTATATCAACTTTAAAATTATAAAAAGTCTTATCTGGGTTTACCAATATTTGATGTCTAGCAATACTACCAACAATAATACCAGAATCTGTAAAAGACACAATAGAAGGTGTCATTCTCTCACCCCTATCATTTAATATAACCCTAGAATTAGCATCAAAATAAGACGCTACAGTATTTGTAGTTCCAAGATCTATGCCTATCCATTTTTCCATCAAGTACCCCTATGAATTGAAACAATTAATTCAATTTCACCCAAATCCAATTTCAACTTTTTAGCAATCACTTCTAACGACATTCCTTGCTCATAAAGCGAAATAACTTGCTGGCGAATATTATATCCTTCCTTAATTATATTTTTCTCAATAGTAGGTATTGAATAATCTAAATTACTCTTATAAACACTACTATCCCCTTTCATGCTAAAATTATTACTTCCCATTGAAATCGAATGAGTATTAAATCCCAATAGTCTTTGATCAAGTATTTCTATCCTCTCATCAACTTCCTTAATAATCCTATTTAAGCTTTCAATCTTTATCTCAATAATATTTATATTTCTATCAGTTGCTTGATTAATTTCAATAATAGTTTTATCTACCTCACTCCTAAATTTCCTAAGTATACTATTAGATTTGATTTTCAAACTAATATAAACATGAAAATATATAAAAACAAATATAATCAAAATAAAACAAAAAACAACAAACATACAGAATGTCCTATACTTAAACTATCGTTCAATATCAATGTTTCTTCCAATTTTTGGATCACGAAAATTAATATCATATATGCCAGGTGAATTTCTCTTAGCAGTATTAACTTTTGACATTGTAATAAAATTGACATTACCATCCATGTTCTCATCAGCCGGATATATGCTATTTATTTCAGAATCAACATGATAACTCTTGCTTTGATTTAAAATCAAATTTTTATTTTCTCTTATCTTTTTATTCCTTAAATCCTCATTTGAAATTTCACTAGCCTTAAAAGCACCTTGTGTAATTATCTTTACAACTTCAGATGAACCATTAATATCCATAAAGATCCTCCTACAATTTGCAACCTATTTAGATTTAAAAGGAACATAAGCTAACATTTTAATAATATTGTCATCCTCTACAAAAGTAATATTATGATAATCTCTTGGAAGTTCATAATAAGCATCTTTAATATGTAACTTAACTCCAGTATAAGCCATGTACTCAACAAAAATTTTGCCATCAATCTTACTATCTTCAAGTGCATCTTGTAAACTTTCTTGCTTATCTTTTACCATCTTTATTTCCAAAATTAAAATATCTCGCTCATTAATAAGCTCATTACAACTGTCAATTTTTAAAGATTTCTCAGCTTTATCAACAATAAGTTGAATGTTCTTCTTTAAAGCAGAAATATCTTTTGTTAAAACTTCCAACCGTTTCTCAATCTTAACAAGATATTCAGTAAATTTAGATAGCAAAACTTTTATTTCAGGATCACACCCAACACAAATAGAAGTCTCAGCATTACCCTCAGATCCAATAGAATATGCTCGAACCTCTTCTCTTGCACGAACATCAGAACCAACTATCTTAGATTTTTTTCCAATGCAGAGCACCTTCTTTGTACAAGAAACAAAAGAATTGACAATTCCTCTTACAACTTCAATATCGCCTTCACATCGTACATTAACATTTTCTAAAAATTTAGACTTAATAAACTTCTTTGCATAAATCTCTGAACCACCCTTTCCATTAGCACCACTGCGAAGAATAATAGAACCATCCGTTCTCAAATTACACCTACCAACAAGTCCATTGACTTCTATTCCACTCTTAGCCATAACATTATATCCATCTAAAACACTTCCCTTAACAAGAACCATACCATTATTTACTATATTTCCAGTACCAGGTCCAACATCACCCTCAACAACATAAACATCATGCACAGAAATAATACCATTTGCAATAGATATATATCCATCACATCCTGCAATAATCTTATTTCCTTCCATGAAAGTATTATCTCCCAAAATCAAATCTAACTCTCGACCATGCTCTGCTCTTAATATTTTTCCAAAAACAGTATACCCTTCAATACCCTCTGATAAGGGAATAATTTCTGCCAATTCATCTCCTCTATTAACATTTCTAAACTCATTACCTACAGCACCATACTCACCTGAAGACTTACTCTTAGCAATAAAATTAATATAAGCATCTCTTCCCTTAACAGGATTTACTCCCCTTGCCATCTCAACTGGTTCACCATAAAAAGGATAATCTACAAATTCTTTTATTTTATTCTTAAGCAATGCTCGATCTGATACTCCATATTTCTTAAGAATACTATAAATATCTTTTTCCAAAACTTCAGCACCATTAGGTCCAGGAACAGTAAATTCAACAGTTACTGACATTGAATCTTCTGATATATGAACCATCATAGTTACACTCTCAACAAGATCGGCCTCAAAATTAGATACTTGTTCATACTTACCATTAGCATCCTCAATAACCGATCTAACAAAATTTTCATCCAAATCTTTGATGTTACTATATGAAGCAAATTTATCCATTACATCTTTAAACTTAACAACACTCCCATCTCCTTGAGCAGGAGTAACCTTCAAAAATACCCCCTTGGCAGTTTTCCTGATAAAAAATTTCCCATCAAGAGACGCAACTTCTTTAAATTCACTTTGTGAACTTAAAACATCAGTAATACCAAACTTTGAATAAGAATTCTTATAAGCAACTATTTTCCAGTTTTTCTTACCATATCCAAATAGTCCATTATTTCCACGTACCAAGACTTCATAATTCAAGTCTTTATAAGGAACTGAAAGTTCTAAAGAAGCATCATTTAAAGCCTCTTCAAGCGTATCTGATTCCACCTCTATTAAATTAATACGATTTTCTCTTTCTAAATAATTCTTAATTCTATTCCTAAAATCCGCAAAATCGATAATATTAACCATAATTATTCCTTTTTATTAATCAAAGTCTTAATAGTCTCAGCAACAATTTTTGGATCAGTATTCTCAACATGTGAAATTTGATCTAATAACTTACTATTTAATTTACTCTCTTTAACAATTGTATCATATCTACTCAATTTTTCTAAAAAACTATAATTGTCATTATCACCACTTTTATTCCTATCAAGAGGAATATTTTTAGAAAAAGAGTTCTTATCATCTGTTTCAGGCTTACAGTTACTATTCTCATCAATATCCTTCTTCCTTGTATCATCACTCAAACTATCATCTTTAAAAAGATCATACAAATATTTCTTGTATATAAATTCAAGTAAAAGCCCAATACAGAAAAAAATTATAAACTGAAAAACCGCTCTAAACAATACTGTAATAAAAGGCACACGAGCAAAAATGCCAAGAATCACCGCAAGAATAAATGCAAACGCACTAAATAATAAAACATACTTGCGTCTCTTAGTAAATAACATATTACCTATTCCATCCCAAAAAATTTAGATATAAAACCTATAACACCTCTTCTCTTTTTATTATCAAGAGTAATTTCTTCAAGAGCAGCCACAATAGAATCAAGACAATAACTAGCCTTACTATTGGGATTTAATAAAATAAAAGGTCTTTGTTTAAAAACAGAATTTCTAATATTTTGATCTTCATAAACATATCCTAAATAATCAATATTTAAATTCAAAAACTGACTTGATATATCAATAACTTTTTTAGCCACTACTTTTCCCTCACTTACATTAGCCACTCTATTGACAACCAGTCTTAAATTTTTTAAATTTTCCATTTTATGAGATAAAACCTTGATTATACCATAAGCATCCGTTATAGAAGTAGGTTCTGGTGTTGTAACAATAACTACATCATCACTAGAAAACAAAAACGAAATAACCTGTCTTGAAATTCCAGCACTGGTATCTATTATTACTATATCATATTCATAAACTTTTAATAACTCCTTTATAAACTGATTCATCTCGGTCTCTGATAAATCTAAAAGTTCTGTTGTCCCAGAAGCACCAGCTAAAAGATCAATATTATATTCTGTCTTTGTTATTACGTCCTTAATACCTCGCCCTTGCATAATCATGTGATAAATACTGTACTTTGGAATGACTCCAAGCAAAATATTAATGTTAGCCATACCAATATCTGCATCAAAAACTAAAACTTTTTTACCAAGATTTGCATACTTAAGAGCAAGACCTATAGCAATATTACTTTTGCCAACACCACCTTTACCACTAGTAACGGAAATAAATCTTGTTCTATTATTTTGAATTTTATCATCAATAACAAAACTAGCCCTATTATTCAATCTCATAATATCACGTAAACTTTGAGCCTGATCTTCTATCATATATTATCCTTAATAATAAGATTTACCTTTTATCTTTCGAATAAATTCAATATCATCACTTATTCTATATCCATTTATTTTTTTGATAAAGGTAAGCGGTTCTGCAATACTAATATTATGAGGAACAATTTGCCCATCAGTAACATAAGAAACTTCCTTTCTCATTTCATGAATTAAACTTATTAAATTACCAACACATGTTGTCTCATCTAACTTCGTAAAAATCACGGTCTTGTAGCTAAAGGGAGAAAATTGATGAAATATTTCTTTAATATCTGCCGTCTTTGTAGTAGAGCTCACAGCTAAATGAAATTCAGCATCACGACCACAAGCATTAAGAAGTTCCTTCATCTCAGCAAGTTTCATAAAATCTTTAGGACTCTTACCAATTGTATCAATAAGAACAAGATCAAAATCCTTTGACTGTGTAATTTCTTCTTTTAAATCTTTAAAAGATTCAATCGCCTTAACAGGAATCCCCATAATATCACCATATGTTTGAATTTGTTTTTTAGCTCCTATACGATAATTATCAATGGTAATAATCTTAATATTCAAACTCTTATCATCACTATTAATTCCATAGATTGCTGCAAGTTTTGCAATAGTAGTGGTCTTCCCAACACCCGTTGGTCCAACTAAAATAAAAATTCTTTTTTTAAGATTATCAATAATAGAACCTGAACATTTAATAGTTTTAGCAATGTATATTATAACACTATCTTTAACTTTATCATAATCATCAAGATCTGATAAACTAAAATCTCTCTTAATAAAATTATTAATATCTCTAATGTAACTTTCAGAAAAATCATTACTACGTAAAATATCTTCTATTTTTAAAATTGTTGGATGATTAATTTCTTCCTTTTTATGTGCAAGTTCATTTTTAAGAGATTTAACTTCCTTAATTACATCCTCAATTGAAGAACTCTCTTCTTTTTTAATGCTTTGAAGAATTTTACGCTTCTCCTCTTCGACATTTATTTGCTGTTGTCCAATGTCATATCTAACATAACCTGAAACTTCAATCCAATCTCTACTAAATAAGCCAAATATTCCTCCATGAGCTATTGTCTTATAAGTCATAACTCTAGCATTCTTTCCATATTTCTTCTTAACAGTTTCTATGACCTCATTATAGGTTGGACCTCTTTCTGTAAAATACTGAACCATAATACTACTCTTCAACCTCTACTGTTTTAAGCACATTAACTTTAACATTTTTAGGAACCTCTAAAACAGATATAACAACAATATCTGGAAGTTCTCTACTGGTTAAGACCCTTATTACAGGTCGTGCAGATTCACTCGATAGTATAACAGGATAATATCCTTGTGATTGAACCTCATTTACAAGTCTAAAAAGTTCATAAATAAATTTAGTTTTTAAATTTGGATCAAGAGAACTTATAAGATCGTTATTGGTCTCAAATCGTGAATCAATTATTTTTTGCTCAAATTCTGGATTTATTGTTATCACATTAAGTTCTAAATTAGAATTTAAATATCCACTAACTATCTGCCTTCCAATTGCTTGCCTACATTTTTCAATTAAAAAAAATGTATCTTTAGTAATACTCGTAAAGTCTGCTATTGTTTCAAAAATCGTAACTAAATTACGTATTGAGACTTGTTCTTTTAAAAGACC harbors:
- a CDS encoding Hsp70 family protein; translation: MEKWIGIDLGTTNTVASYFDANSRVILNDRGERMTPSIVSFTDSGIIVGSIARHQILVNPDKTFYNFKVDIGTEVSYEVGNNTYRAEDIASYLLLNVKMNAEKFLGTEICDVVITVPAYFSEIQRRGVVEAASLAGLKCRAILNEPTAAALSYAFEKQIDGLFLVYDLGGGTFDVTLLEKQNDTYTVLAIKGENKLGGNNFNEVIERHVLTSFEEEYPDINLDDIVILEQIRDKIEEAKKSLSIMDEVSIVLPFLDGKHLNYKLKRDDFNSMIKEFIEKTISLTNECIADSGVDLERISKIILSGGSTRIPLVKERLKEIFPKIEVLDSLNQDEVVANGAGIHAFSLSNNSILIDFKDVTPYSLGIETSNDGFFTLIKRNTLLPVCERKIFTTTNDYQEEIEIHILQGEYKKASLNYSIGRFFFSNIQKALKGIPKIEILFNLDESGILSISAKDLDTHSSKSIQIRMTSSSFDSGFENEGVLASLEDIRSSRVLEDSIELT
- a CDS encoding FapA family protein, with product MVNIIDFADFRNRIKNYLERENRINLIEVESDTLEEALNDASLELSVPYKDLNYEVLVRGNNGLFGYGKKNWKIVAYKNSYSKFGITDVLSSQSEFKEVASLDGKFFIRKTAKGVFLKVTPAQGDGSVVKFKDVMDKFASYSNIKDLDENFVRSVIEDANGKYEQVSNFEADLVESVTMMVHISEDSMSVTVEFTVPGPNGAEVLEKDIYSILKKYGVSDRALLKNKIKEFVDYPFYGEPVEMARGVNPVKGRDAYINFIAKSKSSGEYGAVGNEFRNVNRGDELAEIIPLSEGIEGYTVFGKILRAEHGRELDLILGDNTFMEGNKIIAGCDGYISIANGIISVHDVYVVEGDVGPGTGNIVNNGMVLVKGSVLDGYNVMAKSGIEVNGLVGRCNLRTDGSIILRSGANGKGGSEIYAKKFIKSKFLENVNVRCEGDIEVVRGIVNSFVSCTKKVLCIGKKSKIVGSDVRAREEVRAYSIGSEGNAETSICVGCDPEIKVLLSKFTEYLVKIEKRLEVLTKDISALKKNIQLIVDKAEKSLKIDSCNELINERDILILEIKMVKDKQESLQDALEDSKIDGKIFVEYMAYTGVKLHIKDAYYELPRDYHNITFVEDDNIIKMLAYVPFKSK
- a CDS encoding MinD/ParA family protein; this translates as MEDQAQSLRDIMRLNNRASFVIDDKIQNNRTRFISVTSGKGGVGKSNIAIGLALKYANLGKKVLVFDADIGMANINILLGVIPKYSIYHMIMQGRGIKDVITKTEYNIDLLAGASGTTELLDLSETEMNQFIKELLKVYEYDIVIIDTSAGISRQVISFLFSSDDVVIVTTPEPTSITDAYGIIKVLSHKMENLKNLRLVVNRVANVSEGKVVAKKVIDISSQFLNLNIDYLGYVYEDQNIRNSVFKQRPFILLNPNSKASYCLDSIVAALEEITLDNKKRRGVIGFISKFFGME
- the flhF gene encoding flagellar biosynthesis protein FlhF, whose product is MVQYFTERGPTYNEVIETVKKKYGKNARVMTYKTIAHGGIFGLFSRDWIEVSGYVRYDIGQQQINVEEEKRKILQSIKKEESSSIEDVIKEVKSLKNELAHKKEEINHPTILKIEDILRSNDFSESYIRDINNFIKRDFSLSDLDDYDKVKDSVIIYIAKTIKCSGSIIDNLKKRIFILVGPTGVGKTTTIAKLAAIYGINSDDKSLNIKIITIDNYRIGAKKQIQTYGDIMGIPVKAIESFKDLKEEITQSKDFDLVLIDTIGKSPKDFMKLAEMKELLNACGRDAEFHLAVSSTTKTADIKEIFHQFSPFSYKTVIFTKLDETTCVGNLISLIHEMRKEVSYVTDGQIVPHNISIAEPLTFIKKINGYRISDDIEFIRKIKGKSYY